The following proteins come from a genomic window of Edaphobacter sp. 4G125:
- a CDS encoding sensor histidine kinase: MASDPRPRSRPERIPLGGTRRRVGFERRFRLWLFLTGVPTLVLSWVLLHQAKVDSAIQWILLLLIAGVWAFLVSVLMEQLIRPLQTLANVVAALREDDYSFRARGAIRNDAMGDLALEINALAGMLQGQRAGALEAMALVEHVLNAMQSPVLAFDPYGKLKLMNAAAEQMLGLKANEAIGNSAEEFELSYLLDAEDDDLFSRGSGQQAARWIVKRASFRLRGVPHTLVVLADVSAALREEERLAWARLIRVLAHEINNSLAPIKSIAESLRGRIAASLPKAQQNDFERGLEVIENRAESLNRFLQAYRQLMGLPAPRLEPVSIGPLIARVAQLETRLDVQIEKGAEITLSMDVDQIQQALINLVRNAAEAALSPDAQNNGSACVAISWKILKDDVVIGIEDNGPGLTNTSNLFVPFYTTKPNGTGIGLALAQQIAQAHHGTVELHNRAEALHGCRAELRLPRRND, from the coding sequence ATGGCCTCTGATCCACGACCGCGTTCGAGACCCGAGCGAATCCCTCTGGGGGGAACGCGAAGGCGGGTTGGTTTCGAGCGTCGGTTTCGCCTATGGCTATTTCTGACGGGCGTACCCACTCTGGTGCTGTCCTGGGTGCTGTTGCATCAGGCGAAAGTCGATAGTGCGATCCAGTGGATATTGCTCCTGCTGATTGCAGGAGTATGGGCGTTTCTAGTGTCAGTGCTGATGGAGCAGCTCATCCGACCACTCCAGACCCTTGCGAATGTTGTAGCGGCCTTGCGGGAGGATGATTACTCCTTTCGTGCTCGCGGGGCGATACGCAATGATGCGATGGGAGATCTTGCGCTTGAGATCAATGCTCTGGCCGGTATGTTGCAGGGGCAGCGTGCCGGAGCACTGGAAGCGATGGCTCTTGTGGAGCATGTTTTGAATGCGATGCAGTCTCCTGTTTTGGCATTCGACCCGTATGGGAAGCTGAAGTTGATGAACGCTGCAGCAGAACAAATGCTGGGTCTGAAGGCAAACGAAGCGATCGGCAACTCTGCGGAGGAGTTTGAGCTTTCGTATCTGCTCGATGCAGAGGATGATGACCTGTTTTCGCGAGGCAGCGGACAGCAGGCAGCGCGATGGATCGTGAAGCGTGCCAGCTTTCGCCTGCGTGGCGTTCCTCATACGCTGGTGGTACTTGCGGATGTCAGTGCCGCGCTGCGAGAAGAGGAGCGACTGGCATGGGCTCGGTTGATCCGCGTATTGGCACACGAAATCAACAACTCTCTGGCTCCGATCAAATCCATTGCTGAAAGCCTGCGAGGGAGAATCGCAGCCTCTCTCCCCAAAGCCCAGCAGAACGACTTTGAACGAGGTCTAGAGGTCATTGAGAATCGCGCCGAGTCGCTCAATCGCTTCCTTCAGGCCTATCGGCAACTGATGGGCCTTCCGGCTCCACGACTTGAACCTGTCTCCATAGGTCCACTGATTGCCCGGGTTGCTCAGTTGGAGACGCGGCTTGATGTGCAGATAGAGAAGGGCGCTGAGATTACGCTCTCGATGGATGTGGATCAAATTCAACAGGCGCTGATCAATCTTGTGCGGAACGCCGCAGAAGCTGCTTTGAGTCCTGATGCTCAGAACAATGGGTCTGCTTGTGTTGCGATCAGTTGGAAGATCCTGAAAGACGATGTCGTGATCGGAATTGAAGATAACGGTCCTGGTTTGACGAATACCAGTAACCTCTTCGTGCCTTTTTATACGACTAAGCCTAACGGCACCGGTATTGGACTAGCCCTGGCGCAACAGATCGCACAGGCTCATCATGGAACGGTGGAGCTTCACAATCGAGCTGAAGCCCTGCACGGATGCAGGGCCGAGCTCAGACTTCCGCGGCGAAACGATTAA
- a CDS encoding RraA family protein: MKTTKEQILFYTSGWKGERFPDGRPKIPDSLLQRALDVTLEDLWDYLTEHGYHCQYEGGWQALHIEKPMAGRALTAQYMPARPDMVSAIKDEGKKEGRTGGNNMWPINELQNGDVYVADGFGKIVEGTLIGSNLGSGIAAHSHTGFVFDAGIRDVEENKKIPDLNGFYRASDPSAWKDMTLTSINAPIRIGRATVLPGDLVIAKQDGILFVPAVLASAAVASAEFTNLEDAFNFELNAAGKNGAEFEGGWNRAKYQAFAKWIDQHPEKLKMTRDEFKAELARREGHGD, translated from the coding sequence GTGAAGACCACAAAAGAGCAGATCCTCTTTTACACCTCGGGGTGGAAAGGGGAGCGGTTCCCAGATGGACGTCCTAAGATTCCCGACTCTCTCCTGCAGCGTGCTCTCGACGTCACTCTTGAAGACCTATGGGACTATCTCACCGAGCATGGATACCACTGTCAGTATGAAGGTGGATGGCAGGCGCTGCACATCGAGAAGCCGATGGCCGGACGCGCTCTGACCGCCCAGTACATGCCTGCTCGCCCCGACATGGTCTCTGCGATCAAAGATGAGGGCAAGAAGGAAGGCAGGACAGGCGGAAACAACATGTGGCCCATCAATGAGCTTCAGAATGGCGATGTGTATGTGGCGGACGGATTTGGAAAGATCGTCGAGGGAACGTTGATCGGATCGAACCTCGGCAGCGGAATCGCCGCACACTCGCATACTGGCTTCGTCTTCGATGCGGGAATTCGCGACGTAGAAGAGAACAAAAAGATTCCGGATCTGAATGGTTTTTACCGCGCCAGCGATCCTTCTGCATGGAAGGACATGACGTTGACCTCGATCAACGCGCCGATCCGCATCGGCCGGGCAACGGTGCTTCCCGGTGACCTGGTGATCGCAAAGCAGGATGGGATCCTCTTCGTTCCCGCGGTTCTCGCCTCTGCCGCGGTTGCCTCGGCCGAGTTCACCAATCTTGAGGACGCCTTTAATTTCGAGCTGAATGCCGCCGGAAAGAATGGAGCAGAGTTCGAAGGTGGCTGGAACCGCGCAAAATACCAGGCATTTGCAAAATGGATCGATCAGCATCCGGAAAAATTGAAGATGACCCGCGATGAGTTCAAAGCAGAGCTCGCTCGCCGCGAAGGACATGGAGATTAA
- a CDS encoding TonB-dependent receptor: MNDLHQNLRRIYLTFSLVVMLLITSTAPAQTSAGAVNGTITDPTGAVIPGASVDLVATDTGIVRHTVTNGTGFFAILSVQPGNYMLKVAMSGFKTNQSPAFSIDVNQTVTQNQTLQTGASNETIEVSSSLVGNLTQKSSSELGTVIETKEVQQLPLNGRNFTQLLILTPGVTPVSTAQGSSVSTTDSGVTGIPGTAFYKPAVFGQQNRSTMYLLDGINNTDFRTSIYGFLPIIDATSEFKVQSHNDKAEYGGVLGGVVNMASRSGTNQFHGSAWEFVRNNIFDARNPFTDFCTPARCGAGSSTSTPAAPGHYTQNEFGAAVGGPIFKDKTFFFAAYEGWRYSKPTLSTALVPTAAELNGDFSQSFYKQQIYNPFSTQCAGTTCTVQPFRCDTAGNALSLSSNGTQPAGTPCNKIPTGAISPQMQKYLAAYYQQTNAPSGPSNSFNYIEQRPQIDTNNSWQLRLDHHFNDRNFGFFRISQMWVHDTQPVTGTIESAVSDYHVYNIGGGFTHAFTDRLMLDARGGVMFKPYVFSQSAAPDGFASATSAGFSNLGTYGGMVINLAAPYTTSAAGNQGTSYRRNPVISAGVDLSWLKGNHSIKGGVAYLYQSRFQSNLQQIFTFSDSITSNKNTSGTGNSAASALLGFPASISAETPQYGAVIFHLATISGYIQDEWKVTPNLTLNLGVRYDYGTPVIIDNQRLANQIDFFNQKYTIGAANVPTCATSGTFVNPCIPGGISSVPFNDHIVFGGNTKQAMSGLTDNIGPRVGFAWQFQPNTVLRGGYGLVYDTISGRSQYAQNNIEGTVWPYTKGITNQTTNVQTAGIWPGASANPLVSITSLAGNFPNPIIAASPWLASAYVNSPSYDDARSHQYNLQLQQQLTPSTLFSIGYAGSKNTRLNFTGKVNAARQASPNGTPAATIDALKLMPWSSPAWNYSSSTGYSNYNALLLQFQKRFSQSLSTIASYTWSKCMDNSSGLFNAENGTGGGSVVQNYFDPANAYGVCSYNIPHYFTWSTNYSLPFGKGQRWLNRGVSSYIFGGVRMNYVFQIRSGQPYNLTVNGDPANISGNNGTVSGYSRPNVVGDSGQGSCGSVAIGAKSPTGAGYCVFNPGAFAAPSASFGNMGRGVLSTQPYNNLDFSLIKVTPLHDQIQLELRAEAFNVYNAQILAAPGTTIGNSNAGFVTSITSTPRQLQMAAKITF, encoded by the coding sequence ATGAATGATCTACATCAAAATTTGCGCAGAATCTATCTGACTTTCTCCCTTGTTGTAATGCTCCTCATCACCAGTACAGCACCTGCCCAGACATCCGCGGGCGCTGTAAATGGAACGATCACAGACCCGACCGGAGCTGTCATTCCCGGAGCGTCCGTTGATCTCGTGGCGACCGACACCGGCATCGTTCGACATACGGTCACGAACGGAACAGGCTTCTTTGCTATCCTGAGCGTCCAACCAGGAAACTACATGTTGAAGGTCGCAATGTCTGGATTCAAGACCAATCAGTCTCCAGCATTCTCCATCGATGTGAACCAGACAGTCACCCAGAATCAGACACTGCAAACTGGCGCATCGAACGAAACGATTGAGGTTTCTTCGTCGCTGGTCGGGAATTTGACACAAAAGTCCTCTTCCGAATTGGGCACCGTCATCGAAACGAAAGAGGTGCAGCAACTTCCCTTGAATGGCCGCAATTTTACTCAGCTACTTATTCTTACCCCTGGAGTCACTCCAGTCTCGACGGCGCAGGGATCGAGCGTAAGTACAACCGATTCTGGTGTTACGGGAATTCCGGGAACCGCCTTCTATAAGCCAGCTGTTTTCGGCCAGCAGAACCGATCGACGATGTACCTGCTCGATGGAATCAACAATACGGACTTCCGTACTTCAATCTATGGTTTCCTTCCAATCATCGACGCAACCAGCGAATTCAAGGTGCAGTCGCATAACGATAAGGCGGAGTACGGGGGCGTACTCGGAGGCGTAGTTAACATGGCCAGCCGTTCGGGAACAAACCAGTTCCACGGCTCAGCCTGGGAGTTTGTGCGGAACAACATCTTCGATGCACGAAATCCTTTCACAGATTTCTGTACGCCGGCGCGTTGTGGCGCTGGATCATCCACCTCAACTCCTGCCGCACCCGGCCATTACACCCAGAATGAGTTCGGCGCAGCGGTGGGCGGTCCTATCTTCAAGGACAAGACCTTCTTCTTTGCCGCCTACGAGGGGTGGCGTTACAGCAAGCCGACACTTTCCACAGCCCTTGTCCCAACCGCGGCTGAGCTCAACGGTGATTTTTCGCAGAGCTTTTATAAGCAGCAGATCTACAATCCCTTTTCAACTCAGTGTGCAGGAACTACCTGTACTGTCCAGCCTTTTCGCTGCGACACCGCTGGCAACGCCCTTTCCTTATCCAGCAATGGCACCCAGCCTGCGGGAACACCCTGCAACAAGATTCCGACCGGCGCAATCAGCCCACAGATGCAGAAGTATCTGGCTGCCTATTACCAGCAAACCAATGCACCGAGCGGCCCTTCGAATAGCTTCAATTACATCGAGCAGAGGCCGCAAATTGATACGAATAACAGCTGGCAGCTCCGTCTCGATCATCACTTCAACGATCGAAACTTCGGCTTCTTCCGAATCAGCCAAATGTGGGTCCATGACACCCAGCCAGTCACTGGAACCATCGAATCCGCTGTCAGCGACTATCATGTTTACAACATTGGCGGGGGCTTTACCCATGCCTTTACCGACAGGCTGATGCTGGATGCACGCGGCGGCGTTATGTTCAAGCCTTATGTCTTCAGCCAGAGTGCGGCTCCGGATGGGTTCGCATCTGCTACATCGGCGGGCTTCTCGAACCTCGGCACGTATGGCGGCATGGTGATCAATCTTGCTGCCCCATATACGACATCAGCTGCCGGTAACCAGGGGACCTCTTATCGCCGCAATCCTGTCATCAGTGCAGGCGTTGACCTGAGCTGGCTGAAGGGCAATCACAGCATCAAAGGAGGAGTCGCCTACCTTTATCAGAGCCGCTTTCAATCCAATCTTCAGCAGATCTTCACGTTCTCTGATTCCATCACCAGCAACAAGAATACGTCGGGAACCGGAAACTCCGCAGCCAGCGCCCTGCTCGGCTTCCCTGCGAGCATCAGCGCAGAGACTCCGCAGTATGGAGCAGTTATATTCCACCTCGCCACCATCTCGGGTTATATCCAGGACGAATGGAAGGTCACGCCAAACCTGACACTCAATCTTGGCGTTCGTTATGACTACGGCACTCCGGTGATCATCGATAACCAGCGACTAGCCAACCAGATTGATTTCTTCAATCAGAAATACACCATCGGCGCAGCAAATGTTCCAACCTGCGCGACCTCAGGAACCTTCGTCAACCCATGTATCCCTGGTGGAATCTCCAGTGTGCCCTTTAACGATCACATCGTATTTGGCGGAAACACCAAACAGGCAATGAGCGGTTTGACCGACAATATCGGCCCGCGCGTAGGTTTCGCCTGGCAGTTCCAACCGAATACCGTACTGCGTGGAGGTTATGGCCTGGTCTATGACACCATCAGTGGCCGCAGCCAGTATGCGCAAAACAATATCGAAGGCACTGTATGGCCTTACACCAAAGGCATCACCAATCAGACAACGAACGTCCAGACCGCGGGAATCTGGCCAGGTGCCTCAGCAAATCCGCTGGTCAGCATCACTTCACTTGCGGGCAACTTCCCGAATCCAATCATTGCCGCCTCACCCTGGTTGGCATCCGCGTATGTCAATTCGCCCAGCTACGATGATGCTCGGTCACATCAATACAATCTTCAGTTACAACAACAGCTCACGCCTTCGACCCTTTTCTCCATCGGTTATGCAGGCTCAAAAAACACTCGTCTCAACTTCACTGGTAAGGTAAATGCCGCACGTCAGGCTTCTCCCAATGGAACACCTGCAGCAACAATCGATGCTCTGAAGCTGATGCCATGGTCTTCACCGGCATGGAATTACTCTTCTTCGACTGGATACTCTAACTACAACGCCCTCTTACTACAATTTCAGAAGCGCTTTTCACAATCGCTCTCGACGATCGCCTCTTATACTTGGTCTAAGTGCATGGACAATAGCTCGGGGCTCTTCAACGCAGAGAACGGAACCGGGGGCGGCTCCGTTGTGCAGAACTATTTTGATCCGGCCAACGCCTACGGAGTTTGCAGTTACAACATTCCTCATTACTTCACCTGGAGCACCAACTATAGTCTGCCCTTCGGAAAAGGACAGCGCTGGCTAAACCGCGGTGTTTCGTCTTATATCTTCGGCGGAGTCCGCATGAACTACGTCTTCCAGATTCGTTCTGGACAACCCTATAACCTTACCGTCAATGGCGATCCGGCCAACATCTCCGGCAACAATGGAACGGTCTCTGGCTATAGTCGCCCCAATGTTGTTGGCGATTCTGGGCAGGGAAGTTGCGGCTCCGTTGCGATTGGAGCAAAGTCTCCCACCGGAGCAGGATATTGCGTCTTCAACCCAGGAGCATTTGCAGCACCTTCTGCTTCGTTCGGAAATATGGGGCGCGGCGTCCTAAGTACGCAGCCTTATAACAATCTGGATTTCTCGCTGATCAAAGTCACTCCATTGCACGATCAGATCCAGCTTGAACTGCGAGCCGAAGCTTTCAATGTGTACAACGCTCAGATTCTGGCCGCTCCTGGAACGACGATCGGCAACTCGAACGCGGGCTTTGTGACAAGCATCACAAGCACTCCACGACAATTGCAGATGGCTGCGAAGATTACGTTCTAG
- a CDS encoding endo-alpha-N-acetylgalactosaminidase family protein, whose amino-acid sequence MQQEDLKLNRRTFVKFAAATGVGSFLAEEKIYAGEPQKTQHPVVLQTSALQVTFDGTAGTPAEYAFAGRSRRLMGDDTAAPIVVRVCKKDPWQQENLSARVLSTRNEGSGVSFSMSAVSGGAEATSFLLHYVVSGSRLTVTLEQVAEKNGYELLEVRLPALVTVRRQQQNVWMAHGDTGGALIELADAKPGQLAPNQFWGDILSTLPVLMTGDAKTFCVLTNASFMDGGAMAVSTDGRGAMGTVQRYRVDGSQCADLNLGKGEPLNCGNSGTPNLLVRQPSVCHLDFFPVIGDWKQAWLAGAHHVRTQLPPKRTTMYDDVYTYGIRVDEPTWPHPATTFAQCEEIIREVASLTGNTPQIVHLWGWQFKGKDTGYPAVNVVDERIGGYEGMMRLMENAKKYNARVTLSDNYDDGYRSSPAWSEDIVARRPDGELYNSRSWTGEKSYILGLAKYIRHGALERVDYTCKQYKLPGTTHIDVLTYYAVRNDWDRQHPASGYTNLADGKFKILDAFHEHGIDVSSEAPRYPFMGKVSFFWQGCGIRPCPMGGRAIPMFPAVYRQAAVWGDGMHRGDMSPGALQVFHGGGPRFMTRYEEDRMVVAETFYLQALPWMLLHRRNILSFVDEGQQSRIGVEGGEVHVSLETGEYTVTIDGAQVAARNWIACPLGNHRIAFYSTEARTLRHPLPTGWTEQNIKAEAASKTGPQPVAVKVQDREIAIEVSPRTPVIVTRN is encoded by the coding sequence ATGCAACAAGAGGATCTGAAGCTGAATCGCCGGACATTCGTAAAATTTGCTGCCGCTACCGGTGTCGGGAGCTTTCTTGCCGAGGAAAAGATCTATGCGGGAGAACCCCAAAAAACTCAGCACCCAGTGGTTCTCCAGACCTCTGCCCTCCAGGTAACCTTTGATGGAACGGCAGGAACTCCCGCCGAATATGCATTTGCAGGAAGATCCCGCCGGCTGATGGGAGACGACACCGCGGCCCCGATCGTGGTGCGAGTCTGCAAGAAAGATCCCTGGCAGCAAGAGAACCTTTCTGCACGCGTCCTCTCCACGCGCAACGAAGGCAGCGGAGTCAGTTTCAGCATGTCCGCCGTCTCTGGAGGCGCGGAAGCGACATCGTTTCTTCTTCATTATGTTGTCAGCGGATCGCGCCTGACGGTCACTCTTGAGCAGGTCGCCGAAAAGAATGGATATGAGCTCTTAGAGGTCCGCCTTCCTGCCCTGGTTACGGTGCGAAGGCAGCAGCAGAACGTATGGATGGCTCATGGTGATACCGGCGGAGCGCTAATTGAGCTGGCAGACGCAAAACCGGGCCAGCTCGCTCCAAACCAGTTCTGGGGAGACATTCTCAGCACTCTTCCTGTATTGATGACAGGCGATGCGAAGACATTCTGCGTATTGACCAATGCATCGTTTATGGATGGCGGAGCGATGGCGGTCTCGACTGACGGGCGCGGAGCTATGGGAACGGTGCAGCGGTATCGAGTGGATGGATCGCAGTGTGCCGATCTGAATCTAGGCAAAGGCGAGCCGCTCAACTGCGGGAATTCAGGAACACCGAACCTTCTGGTTCGTCAACCTTCCGTCTGCCATCTGGATTTCTTTCCAGTCATAGGGGACTGGAAACAGGCCTGGCTGGCTGGTGCGCATCACGTTCGAACGCAGCTTCCCCCGAAGCGCACCACAATGTATGACGATGTCTATACCTATGGAATCCGGGTGGATGAGCCGACCTGGCCGCACCCGGCGACGACATTTGCACAGTGCGAAGAGATCATTCGCGAGGTGGCCTCGCTTACAGGAAACACTCCGCAGATCGTCCATCTATGGGGCTGGCAATTCAAAGGCAAAGACACAGGGTATCCGGCGGTCAACGTAGTGGATGAGCGCATCGGAGGTTACGAGGGCATGATGCGTTTGATGGAGAACGCCAAAAAATACAACGCCCGCGTCACCCTTTCGGACAACTATGACGACGGCTATCGTAGCAGCCCTGCATGGAGCGAAGATATTGTCGCCCGACGCCCTGACGGCGAGTTGTATAACAGCCGTTCATGGACCGGAGAGAAGTCCTACATCCTTGGGCTGGCGAAGTATATTCGTCACGGAGCCTTGGAGCGTGTCGATTACACCTGCAAGCAATACAAGCTGCCGGGCACGACTCACATCGATGTATTGACCTACTATGCCGTGCGCAACGATTGGGACCGTCAGCATCCTGCCAGCGGCTACACCAATTTGGCGGACGGAAAGTTCAAGATTCTGGATGCGTTTCATGAGCACGGCATTGACGTGAGTTCGGAGGCACCACGATATCCGTTTATGGGCAAGGTCAGCTTCTTTTGGCAAGGCTGCGGAATCCGCCCTTGTCCGATGGGTGGTCGAGCTATTCCCATGTTTCCTGCTGTATATCGCCAGGCTGCAGTGTGGGGAGACGGAATGCATCGCGGAGATATGTCTCCGGGAGCGCTCCAGGTGTTCCATGGTGGCGGCCCGCGCTTCATGACCCGTTATGAAGAAGACCGTATGGTTGTCGCAGAAACTTTCTATCTCCAGGCGCTGCCCTGGATGCTGCTTCACCGTAGAAACATTCTTTCGTTTGTCGATGAAGGACAGCAGTCGCGTATTGGGGTTGAGGGCGGTGAAGTTCACGTCTCGCTCGAAACCGGCGAGTACACCGTAACCATCGATGGAGCACAGGTTGCCGCACGTAACTGGATTGCCTGTCCGCTGGGCAATCATCGCATTGCTTTCTACTCCACGGAAGCACGCACGCTACGACATCCGCTCCCTACAGGGTGGACGGAACAAAACATCAAAGCTGAGGCGGCCTCAAAAACAGGACCACAGCCGGTTGCTGTCAAAGTGCAGGATCGGGAGATCGCGATTGAAGTTTCTCCGCGCACTCCGGTGATCGTCACTCGAAATTGA
- a CDS encoding nitrate/nitrite transporter, with protein MENLKGFLKAGHLPTLFSAFLYFDFSFAVWVLNGAMGPFISEQFHLWPAQIGLMVSVPTFAGALMRFPLGVLSQYIGRKNAAIVEMSAIVIALIYGFLFVHTYHDVLAMGVLLGIAGASFGVALSLGSGWFPKQYKGLAMGIAGAGNSGTALAALFAPRLAMHFGWQRVYGFAALMMLLPLMVMILFAKEPPDIEHQTLRQHLSCLWEKDGWSFNLIYIITFGGFLGLSTFLPSFFYSQFHVTKVQAGSLTVLATLTGSLTRVAGGWFADRIGGITTLSVVFLVVIAGLLGLTSTPSLMVTTLLFMLCFAALGAGNGATFQLVPLRWPLTTAVAGGMIGEIGALGGSILPNLLGQSKQHTGSFAAGFVCYALFALCVLGLMRIVARKWVRTWVGAGGRALAPQTDISSDHSFSPEAATEF; from the coding sequence ATGGAAAACCTTAAAGGATTTCTCAAAGCCGGACACCTGCCGACGCTCTTCAGTGCCTTTCTCTATTTTGATTTCTCGTTTGCTGTGTGGGTTCTCAATGGAGCGATGGGGCCTTTTATCTCGGAACAGTTTCATCTCTGGCCCGCGCAGATCGGATTGATGGTCTCGGTTCCGACCTTTGCCGGTGCGTTGATGCGCTTCCCTCTCGGAGTGCTGTCGCAATACATCGGCCGCAAGAATGCCGCGATTGTTGAGATGAGTGCAATTGTCATCGCTCTCATATATGGGTTCCTATTTGTGCACACGTATCACGATGTACTCGCGATGGGAGTTCTGCTGGGCATTGCGGGTGCAAGCTTTGGCGTAGCTCTTTCGTTGGGCTCTGGGTGGTTTCCAAAACAATATAAGGGCCTCGCGATGGGAATAGCGGGCGCGGGCAACAGCGGAACTGCGCTGGCGGCACTCTTCGCTCCTCGACTTGCTATGCACTTTGGCTGGCAGAGGGTTTATGGATTCGCTGCACTGATGATGCTGCTTCCCCTTATGGTGATGATCCTGTTCGCCAAAGAACCACCAGATATTGAGCATCAGACGTTGCGTCAGCATCTCTCATGCCTGTGGGAGAAAGATGGCTGGTCTTTCAATCTCATTTACATCATCACCTTCGGCGGCTTTCTTGGGCTATCGACATTTCTACCCTCGTTCTTCTACTCGCAATTTCATGTCACGAAGGTTCAGGCGGGTTCTCTTACGGTCTTGGCCACCCTAACAGGATCTCTGACACGAGTGGCCGGAGGGTGGTTCGCCGATCGCATCGGGGGAATCACAACTCTATCGGTCGTTTTCCTGGTAGTAATTGCGGGACTCTTGGGATTAACCTCCACGCCTTCGCTCATGGTGACTACGCTTCTGTTCATGCTGTGCTTTGCCGCATTGGGAGCAGGAAACGGCGCCACTTTCCAGTTGGTACCGTTACGCTGGCCTCTGACCACCGCGGTGGCTGGTGGCATGATTGGCGAAATCGGAGCGCTTGGCGGCAGCATTCTGCCAAACCTGCTTGGACAATCCAAGCAACACACTGGTTCCTTCGCTGCGGGATTCGTCTGCTACGCCCTGTTTGCTCTCTGCGTGTTGGGTCTGATGCGTATCGTCGCGCGCAAATGGGTGCGAACCTGGGTTGGAGCGGGAGGCCGCGCTCTTGCTCCGCAAACTGACATCTCTTCGGATCACTCTTTCTCTCCGGAAGCTGCCACAGAGTTTTAG